A genomic region of Pseudomonas sp. KU43P contains the following coding sequences:
- a CDS encoding DUF2059 domain-containing protein has translation MRRLFSLFLLMICTVPVWADSLDQLYKAAGWPDQRAHFSHALSAAQQRYRNSLPPAVYQALVNNSNQRFQAQAMDRRAQSQLRAALPDPAPALAFFQSPLGRKIVAAELLATRKDQLAKNAKGLPKMQASDNRTLIIGHLAQALPAREAGAEVSLAIAGVAADSLSSMIPGLFGGGQAQGLLDGQRQRLMNQIGEDLNNTLLYVYRDLSDAELEEFATFAESPQGKAYYQAAVAAVRAGLAVGQNGADLK, from the coding sequence ATGCGCCGTCTGTTTTCCCTGTTTTTGCTGATGATCTGCACCGTGCCTGTCTGGGCAGACAGCCTCGATCAACTGTACAAGGCTGCCGGCTGGCCCGATCAGCGCGCCCATTTCAGCCACGCCCTGAGCGCCGCCCAGCAGCGCTACCGCAACAGCCTGCCGCCAGCGGTCTACCAGGCGCTGGTCAACAACAGCAATCAACGCTTCCAGGCCCAAGCCATGGACCGGCGGGCCCAGTCACAACTACGTGCCGCCCTGCCTGATCCGGCACCGGCGCTGGCCTTCTTCCAGTCTCCGCTGGGGCGCAAGATCGTCGCCGCCGAACTGCTGGCCACGCGCAAGGATCAACTGGCCAAGAATGCCAAAGGCCTGCCGAAGATGCAGGCCAGCGACAACCGCACGCTGATCATCGGCCACCTGGCACAGGCCCTGCCCGCACGCGAAGCGGGTGCCGAAGTCAGCCTGGCGATTGCCGGGGTGGCTGCCGACAGCTTGAGTTCGATGATCCCCGGCCTGTTCGGCGGCGGCCAAGCCCAGGGCCTGCTCGATGGGCAACGGCAACGGCTGATGAACCAGATCGGCGAAGACCTCAACAACACCTTGCTGTATGTCTATCGCGACCTGTCCGACGCCGAACTCGAAGAGTTCGCCACCTTCGCCGAATCGCCGCAAGGCAAGGCCTACTACCAGGCCGCCGTGGCCGCCGTGCGCGCAGGCCTGGCGGTCGGCCAGAACGGCGCAGACCTGAAGTAG